In Polaribacter sp. L3A8, a genomic segment contains:
- a CDS encoding DUF1800 domain-containing protein: MKSVHIQHLYNRVGFGITPKELVRLSKKSKKNVVNELFTASKNVTDLRGDISFLKGKTYKDFKDKEQKKELQKISRKKVQEFSIAWFQRLNNPSEVLREKMTLFWANHFVCESKNILFVESYNNALRKNALGNFRDFTKIVSKEPAMLAYLNNKQNKKKSPNENFARELMELFTLGQDQYTEQDIKESARSFTGYNYNFRGQFTFKEKQHDNKEKTFFGKLGNFNGDDIIDIILQKEQCARFISEKIYTYFVNENINKKHIDEMVAVFYKDYNIKKLMSFVLLSKWFYEDENIGTKIKSPIEFLVGINTIVPYKIEKERQIILVQRLLGQVLMSPPNVAGWKTGRNWIDSNTIVTRLRLPSVLLNNAEIAYSEIGDEETMITNFKKRKLRRKAFIKVSADWNSFEENYKNNTNKELVHQIITSKINAGTEEMLERNQQLSKHDFVVQLMSLPEYQLC; encoded by the coding sequence ATGAAATCAGTACATATACAACACTTATATAATAGAGTTGGTTTTGGGATAACACCAAAAGAACTTGTTCGTTTATCAAAAAAAAGTAAGAAAAACGTGGTAAATGAGTTATTTACTGCTTCTAAGAATGTAACCGATTTAAGAGGAGATATTTCTTTCTTGAAAGGCAAAACGTATAAAGATTTTAAAGATAAAGAGCAGAAGAAAGAGCTTCAAAAAATTAGTAGAAAAAAAGTACAAGAATTTTCTATTGCCTGGTTTCAAAGATTAAATAACCCTTCTGAAGTTTTACGTGAAAAAATGACCTTATTTTGGGCAAATCATTTTGTTTGTGAGAGTAAAAACATCTTATTTGTAGAGAGTTACAATAATGCTTTGCGTAAAAATGCTTTGGGTAATTTTAGAGATTTCACAAAAATTGTTTCTAAAGAACCAGCAATGTTGGCATATTTAAACAACAAACAAAATAAAAAAAAGAGTCCGAATGAGAATTTTGCTCGCGAATTAATGGAGCTATTTACTTTGGGGCAAGATCAATATACAGAGCAAGATATAAAAGAGTCTGCAAGGTCTTTTACAGGTTATAATTATAATTTTAGGGGGCAATTTACTTTTAAAGAAAAACAGCACGACAATAAAGAAAAAACTTTTTTTGGTAAATTGGGTAATTTTAATGGTGATGATATTATAGACATTATTCTACAAAAGGAACAATGTGCAAGGTTTATTTCAGAAAAAATTTACACTTATTTTGTAAATGAAAACATCAATAAAAAACATATTGATGAAATGGTTGCTGTGTTTTATAAAGATTACAATATCAAAAAATTAATGAGTTTTGTCTTACTTTCTAAATGGTTTTATGAGGATGAAAATATTGGAACAAAAATAAAATCGCCCATTGAATTTTTAGTTGGCATTAATACAATTGTACCTTATAAAATAGAGAAAGAGAGACAAATTATTTTGGTTCAAAGATTATTAGGTCAAGTATTAATGAGTCCGCCAAATGTTGCCGGATGGAAAACAGGCAGAAATTGGATTGATAGTAATACCATTGTTACACGCTTACGTTTGCCTTCTGTACTGCTAAATAATGCTGAAATTGCGTATTCAGAGATTGGAGATGAGGAAACCATGATTACCAATTTTAAGAAAAGAAAACTTCGTAGAAAGGCTTTTATAAAAGTAAGTGCAGATTGGAATTCTTTTGAAGAAAATTATAAAAACAATACTAACAAAGAGTTGGTGCATCAAATAATTACTTCAAAGATTAATGCGGGTACCGAAGAAATGTTAGAAAGAAATCAGCAACTTTCTAAACACGATTTTGTTGTACAATTAATGAGTTTACCAGAATATCAACTTTGCTAA
- a CDS encoding DUF1501 domain-containing protein, protein MKRRDFLKQTTFASGMFFVPQFLKAFENNSMKSFSNKKVVIIQLKGGNDGLNTVVPFNNDIYYQQRSNIAIKQNDLFKISDEVGLHKSLQPLQDLYNKGFVSIINNVGYPNPNLSHFRATDIWQTASDSNEYLQNGWVGRYLDYTKGNPYSAIEVDESLSLMLKGKTQNGLAITDPKMFYNSMRAPFFNNVVANYKETHLSEHNLGYLYNTMIDAKSSAKHIYEQSNTKNTSAEYPKNIFGKQLKTISQFINSGLETQVYYAGLSGFDTHANQAGTQERLLKIYAESMEVFINDLQKNNAFDDVLILTFSEFGRRVKQNESKGTDHGTANNVFVMGKNLKKQGLYNDLPDLGNLDKNGNLTYEIDFREIYATILDKWLQVDDVAILNKSFSKLGFV, encoded by the coding sequence ATGAAACGTAGAGATTTTTTAAAACAGACAACTTTTGCTTCGGGGATGTTTTTTGTGCCTCAGTTTTTAAAGGCTTTCGAGAACAATTCAATGAAATCTTTTAGCAATAAAAAAGTAGTCATTATTCAGTTAAAAGGAGGTAATGATGGTTTAAATACGGTTGTGCCTTTTAACAACGATATTTATTATCAACAAAGAAGTAACATCGCCATAAAACAAAACGATTTATTTAAAATTTCTGATGAAGTTGGCTTGCATAAAAGTCTACAACCTTTGCAAGATTTGTACAATAAAGGCTTTGTAAGTATTATTAATAATGTTGGGTATCCAAACCCTAATTTATCACATTTTAGAGCTACAGATATTTGGCAAACCGCTAGTGATAGTAATGAGTATTTGCAAAACGGTTGGGTAGGTCGTTATTTAGATTACACCAAAGGAAATCCTTATAGTGCAATTGAAGTTGATGAAAGTTTGTCTTTAATGTTAAAAGGAAAAACCCAAAATGGATTGGCAATTACAGATCCAAAAATGTTTTATAATTCTATGCGTGCGCCATTTTTTAACAATGTGGTTGCTAATTATAAAGAGACGCATTTAAGTGAACATAACTTAGGATATTTGTACAATACCATGATTGATGCAAAATCATCTGCAAAACATATTTACGAGCAAAGTAATACCAAAAACACATCTGCAGAATACCCAAAAAATATTTTTGGCAAACAACTAAAAACCATTTCTCAATTTATAAATTCTGGTTTAGAAACACAGGTTTATTATGCAGGTTTAAGTGGGTTTGATACACATGCAAACCAAGCAGGTACACAAGAAAGGTTGCTAAAAATATATGCAGAAAGTATGGAGGTGTTTATTAATGATTTGCAAAAAAATAATGCTTTTGATGATGTTTTAATTCTTACCTTTTCTGAATTTGGTAGACGCGTAAAACAAAACGAATCTAAAGGGACAGATCATGGTACTGCAAACAATGTTTTTGTGATGGGGAAAAACTTAAAAAAGCAAGGTTTGTATAATGATTTGCCAGATTTAGGAAACTTAGATAAAAATGGAAACCTTACATATGAGATAGATTTTAGAGAAATTTATGCAACTATTTTAGACAAGTGGCTACAAGTAGATGATGTGGCTATTTTAAATAAATCATTTTCTAAATTGGGGTTTGTTTAA
- a CDS encoding YitT family protein: MKAFLANIIIKTTLKFKDKKKYPKGSPSEYKLAKRYRELLVTFKRNLKNVILIVIGIFSASFGFKGFLLTNDFIDGGATGISLLIAAVTGVPLYILIICINIPFVFLGYKIMGKQFAIKTALAITGLALCVAIVPFPNVTDDDLLVAIFGGFFLGAGIGLAIRGGAVIDGTEVLAIYLSRKFGATIGDIIILINVFIFSFAAYLLSIEVALYSMITYMAASKTLDFIIEGIEEYIGVTIISSQSNRIREMIVEKLGRAVTIYKGEGGYAKHGVSKEMDIIYTVITRLEVNKLNTEIEKIESNAFIIMNSIKDIKGGMIKKRPLH; this comes from the coding sequence ATGAAAGCATTTTTAGCAAACATTATCATTAAAACGACGCTAAAGTTTAAAGACAAAAAAAAATACCCAAAAGGAAGTCCTTCAGAATATAAATTAGCCAAAAGATATAGAGAACTTTTAGTAACCTTTAAACGTAATTTAAAAAACGTAATACTAATAGTAATTGGTATTTTTTCTGCCTCTTTTGGTTTTAAAGGCTTTTTGCTAACCAACGATTTTATAGATGGTGGTGCTACGGGTATTTCTTTATTAATAGCTGCAGTTACAGGTGTTCCGCTTTATATTCTTATTATTTGTATCAACATTCCATTTGTGTTTTTGGGGTATAAAATTATGGGGAAACAGTTTGCTATAAAAACGGCTTTGGCAATTACCGGGCTTGCGCTTTGTGTGGCAATTGTTCCTTTTCCTAATGTTACCGATGATGATTTATTAGTAGCCATTTTTGGTGGATTTTTTCTTGGGGCAGGTATAGGACTTGCTATTAGAGGTGGTGCAGTAATAGATGGTACCGAGGTTTTAGCAATTTACTTAAGTAGAAAATTTGGTGCAACTATTGGTGATATTATCATATTAATTAATGTCTTTATTTTCTCTTTTGCAGCCTATTTACTTTCTATAGAAGTCGCGCTTTATTCTATGATAACGTATATGGCAGCCTCAAAAACCTTAGATTTTATTATTGAAGGAATTGAAGAATATATTGGTGTTACCATTATTTCTTCTCAAAGTAATAGAATAAGAGAAATGATTGTAGAAAAACTAGGTAGAGCTGTTACTATTTATAAAGGAGAAGGTGGTTACGCTAAACATGGTGTTAGTAAAGAGATGGACATTATTTATACCGTAATTACACGTTTAGAGGTAAACAAACTAAATACAGAAATAGAAAAAATAGAATCGAATGCTTTTATCATCATGAATAGTATTAAGGATATAAAAGGAGGGATGATTAAAAAAAGACCTCTGCATTAA
- a CDS encoding ATP-binding protein: protein MINKRLLIKNLLSHNDENSFYDKKQKLSLNSKEGKAKFLKHICALSNSNPENNSYLVIGIEDEENKIVGVDFFDDSKIQNLVNAYLKNPPKIEYENVPFPRLPRHKVIGLVTIYPNNKITSLLKNTWKYKKGTTFYRRGSNSIPSSGNFELRNTNKGIVEAIEKNASNNIKLTLDGVFDFINNHKPAYNPQYKVFKEQFVLCWAGEKKIINGEEYFSRVDIELINEQVKLFFSALDDVQISYNNQSFIITEYIYLGLEKQEELYPLEKTIINFKDNGKHDIVKEFLFVPPKLDIGIMLHIYKNNKAIIQKIEKEIPLSDIENEAVLRLPTNYLICFLHGFIDAADQLKKAKTYIRNLEDKTTYIKYKEAMRVIRKVQYN from the coding sequence ATGATAAACAAACGCTTACTTATTAAAAACTTACTTTCTCATAATGATGAGAATAGTTTTTATGATAAAAAGCAAAAGTTATCTTTAAATTCTAAAGAGGGTAAAGCAAAGTTTTTAAAACATATTTGTGCCTTATCCAACTCCAATCCAGAAAACAACTCTTACCTCGTAATTGGTATCGAGGACGAAGAAAACAAGATTGTTGGTGTCGATTTTTTTGATGACAGCAAAATTCAGAATTTAGTGAATGCGTATTTAAAAAACCCACCAAAAATAGAATATGAAAATGTTCCTTTTCCGAGGCTACCGCGTCATAAAGTAATTGGTTTGGTTACTATTTATCCGAATAATAAAATTACATCACTTTTAAAAAACACTTGGAAATATAAAAAAGGCACTACTTTTTACAGACGAGGAAGCAATTCTATACCATCATCTGGCAATTTTGAATTACGAAACACCAATAAAGGTATTGTTGAAGCTATCGAAAAAAACGCCAGTAATAATATAAAATTAACCTTAGATGGTGTTTTCGATTTTATCAACAACCACAAACCAGCATACAACCCACAATACAAGGTTTTTAAAGAACAATTTGTGTTGTGTTGGGCAGGAGAAAAGAAAATTATAAATGGAGAAGAATATTTTTCTAGAGTAGATATTGAGTTGATTAACGAGCAAGTAAAACTATTTTTTTCTGCTTTAGATGATGTACAAATTAGTTACAATAATCAATCTTTTATTATTACCGAATACATTTATTTAGGTTTAGAAAAGCAAGAAGAATTGTATCCACTAGAAAAAACAATTATCAACTTTAAAGACAACGGAAAACATGATATTGTAAAGGAATTTTTGTTTGTTCCTCCTAAATTAGATATTGGTATTATGCTACACATTTATAAAAACAACAAAGCTATTATACAAAAAATTGAGAAAGAAATTCCGCTTTCTGATATAGAAAACGAAGCTGTTTTACGCTTACCTACAAACTACCTTATTTGCTTTCTTCATGGTTTTATAGATGCTGCAGATCAACTAAAAAAAGCAAAAACTTATATCAGAAACTTAGAAGATAAAACTACCTATATAAAATACAAAGAGGCCATGCGTGTTATTAGAAAAGTACAGTATAATTAG
- a CDS encoding SDR family NAD(P)-dependent oxidoreductase, whose amino-acid sequence MKQTAFITGATSGIGKATAEIFAKNNIRLILCGRRTDRLTKLKEELSKLTEVTTLPFDVSDRTSVETAINSLPENFKKIDILINNAGNAHGLSSIQDGSIDDWDAMIDINVKGLLYVSKAIIPQMTDRNNGFIVNIGSIAGKDVYPNGNVYCASKHAVNALNKAMRIDLNKHNIRVSAIHPGAVETEFSEVRFKGDSEKAKSVYAGYKALQADDIADIIYFVISRPYHVNIEDLVVYPTAQATPTILNRD is encoded by the coding sequence ATGAAACAAACAGCATTTATAACCGGAGCAACTTCTGGAATAGGAAAAGCAACAGCAGAAATTTTTGCAAAAAATAATATTCGTTTAATTCTTTGCGGAAGAAGAACTGACAGATTAACAAAATTAAAGGAAGAATTAAGCAAACTTACCGAGGTAACCACTTTACCGTTTGATGTTTCCGATAGAACATCTGTAGAGACTGCCATAAATTCATTACCCGAAAATTTTAAGAAAATTGATATTTTAATAAACAATGCAGGAAATGCACATGGTTTATCTAGCATACAAGATGGATCTATTGATGATTGGGATGCAATGATAGATATTAACGTAAAAGGTCTGTTATACGTTTCTAAAGCTATTATTCCGCAAATGACGGATAGAAACAACGGTTTTATTGTTAATATAGGTTCTATTGCAGGAAAAGACGTCTATCCTAACGGAAATGTATATTGTGCTTCTAAACATGCCGTAAACGCCTTAAATAAGGCGATGAGAATAGATTTAAACAAACACAACATTCGTGTGTCTGCAATTCATCCTGGGGCAGTAGAAACAGAATTTTCTGAAGTTCGTTTTAAAGGAGACTCCGAAAAAGCAAAATCTGTGTATGCAGGTTATAAAGCTTTGCAAGCTGATGATATTGCCGATATTATTTACTTTGTTATATCTAGACCTTACCACGTAAATATTGAAGATTTAGTGGTATACCCAACAGCACAGGCAACACCTACAATTTTGAATAGAGATTAA
- the atpG gene encoding ATP synthase F1 subunit gamma — protein MANLKEIRNRITSIKSTMQITSAMKMVSAAKLKKAQDAITAMRPYSSKLTELLQNLSATLDSDAGGVYSNQREVSKVLLVVVTSNRGLCGGFNSSITKEVIKTVKEKYSNVEVDLFAIGKKGSDVLAKQFNILETRNQIFDDLNYDNVATIAEELMLLFTNGTYDKIEVFYNQFKNAATQIPQVEQFLPIKPIEGGIAEAVNSDYIFEPSKEEIVEALIPKSLKTQLYKALRDSFASEHGARMTAMHKATDNATELRDDLLLTYNKARQAAITNEILEIVGGAEALKN, from the coding sequence ATGGCAAACTTAAAAGAAATACGTAATAGAATTACCTCTATTAAATCTACAATGCAGATTACATCTGCCATGAAAATGGTATCTGCTGCAAAGTTAAAAAAAGCACAAGATGCAATTACGGCAATGCGTCCTTATTCATCTAAACTAACTGAATTGTTGCAAAACTTAAGTGCAACTTTAGATAGTGATGCTGGTGGTGTGTATTCAAATCAAAGAGAAGTTTCTAAAGTTTTATTAGTTGTAGTAACTTCTAACAGAGGTTTATGTGGTGGTTTTAACTCATCAATAACCAAAGAAGTAATTAAAACAGTAAAAGAAAAATATAGTAATGTTGAAGTAGATTTATTTGCTATTGGTAAAAAAGGTAGTGATGTATTAGCGAAACAATTTAATATTCTAGAAACTAGAAATCAAATTTTTGATGATTTAAATTATGATAACGTTGCAACTATAGCAGAAGAGTTAATGCTGCTATTTACCAATGGAACCTATGATAAAATTGAAGTTTTTTACAACCAATTTAAAAATGCAGCAACTCAAATACCTCAAGTAGAGCAATTTTTGCCAATTAAACCTATTGAAGGTGGTATTGCAGAAGCTGTAAATTCTGACTATATATTTGAACCTTCTAAAGAAGAAATTGTAGAAGCTTTAATACCTAAGTCTTTAAAAACACAGTTATATAAAGCACTTAGAGATAGTTTTGCTTCTGAACATGGTGCACGTATGACTGCAATGCACAAAGCAACAGACAACGCAACAGAATTAAGAGACGATTTATTATTAACTTATAATAAAGCACGTCAGGCGGCAATTACTAATGAAATTTTAGAAATTGTTGGTGGAGCGGAAGCTTTAAAAAACTAA
- the atpA gene encoding F0F1 ATP synthase subunit alpha, translating to MASIKPAEVSAILKQQLTNFEAKATLNEVGTVLQVGDGIARVYGLSNVQYGELVEFDNGLEGIVLNLEEDNVGVVLLGASTSIREGSNVKRTERIASLQAGEGVVGRVVDTLGNPIDGKGPITGKTYEMPLERRAPGVIFREPVTEPLQTGIKSIDAMIPVGRGQRELIIGDRQTGKSTVALDTILNQKEFYDAGEPVFCIYVAIGQKASTVAAIANMLEEKGAMSYTTIVAANASDPAAMQVYAPFAGAAIGEFFRDSGRPALIIYDDLSKQAVAYREISLLLRRPPGREAYPGDVFYLHSRLLERAAKVINDDKIASEMNDLPDSLKGIVKGGGSLTALPIIETQAGDVSAYIPTNVISITDGQIFLDGDLFNSGVRPAINVGISVSRVGGNAQIKSMKKVSGTLKLDQAQYRELEAFAKFGSDLDAATMSVISKGQRNVEILKQAQNDPYSVEDQVAIIYAGSKNLLKDVPVNQVKKFERDYIDYLNSKHRDTLDVLKSGKLTPETISVLEAAAKEISTHFA from the coding sequence ATGGCAAGTATTAAACCAGCTGAAGTATCAGCAATTTTAAAGCAACAGTTAACAAATTTTGAAGCAAAAGCTACTTTAAATGAAGTAGGAACTGTTTTACAAGTAGGAGATGGAATTGCTCGTGTTTACGGTCTTTCTAACGTTCAATATGGTGAATTAGTAGAATTCGATAATGGATTAGAAGGTATCGTATTAAACTTAGAAGAAGATAATGTAGGTGTTGTATTATTAGGAGCATCAACTTCTATTAGAGAAGGTTCTAATGTTAAACGTACAGAACGAATTGCATCTTTACAAGCAGGTGAAGGCGTTGTAGGACGTGTTGTAGATACTTTAGGAAACCCAATTGATGGTAAAGGACCAATTACAGGTAAAACTTACGAAATGCCTTTAGAGCGTAGAGCACCTGGAGTTATTTTTAGAGAGCCAGTAACAGAGCCATTACAAACTGGTATTAAATCTATTGATGCAATGATTCCTGTAGGAAGAGGTCAACGTGAGTTGATTATTGGAGATAGACAAACAGGTAAATCTACAGTTGCTTTAGATACTATCTTAAATCAAAAAGAATTTTACGATGCTGGAGAACCAGTATTTTGTATATACGTAGCTATTGGTCAAAAAGCTTCTACTGTTGCAGCAATTGCAAACATGTTAGAAGAAAAAGGCGCAATGTCTTATACTACAATCGTAGCTGCAAATGCATCTGATCCTGCAGCAATGCAAGTATATGCACCATTTGCTGGAGCTGCAATTGGAGAATTTTTTAGAGATTCTGGAAGACCAGCTTTAATTATTTATGATGATTTATCTAAACAAGCCGTAGCATACCGTGAGATTTCTTTATTATTAAGAAGACCTCCAGGACGTGAGGCATATCCTGGTGATGTATTTTACTTACACTCTAGATTATTAGAACGTGCTGCAAAAGTTATTAATGATGACAAAATTGCAAGTGAAATGAACGATTTACCAGATTCTTTAAAAGGAATTGTAAAAGGTGGAGGTTCTTTAACTGCATTGCCAATTATTGAAACACAAGCAGGTGACGTTTCTGCATATATTCCAACAAACGTAATTTCGATTACAGATGGACAAATTTTCTTAGATGGAGATTTATTTAACTCTGGTGTTCGTCCGGCAATTAACGTAGGTATTTCTGTATCTCGTGTTGGTGGTAACGCACAAATTAAATCTATGAAAAAAGTATCTGGTACTTTAAAATTAGATCAAGCTCAATATCGTGAATTAGAAGCATTTGCAAAGTTTGGTTCTGATTTAGATGCTGCTACAATGAGTGTAATTTCTAAAGGACAACGTAACGTTGAAATTTTAAAACAAGCTCAAAATGATCCTTACTCAGTAGAAGATCAGGTTGCAATAATCTATGCAGGTTCTAAGAACTTATTAAAAGATGTACCGGTAAACCAAGTTAAAAAATTCGAAAGAGATTATATAGATTATTTAAACTCTAAACATAGAGATACTTTAGATGTATTGAAATCTGGTAAATTAACACCAGAAACAATTTCAGTATTAGAAGCAGCAGCTAAAGAAATTTCTACTCATTTCGCATAA